Within Streptomyces sp. NBC_00704, the genomic segment CGTACGGCGGGTCTTCCGGTTCGTGATGGAGCCGGAGATGGCCTGGGCCTTCAAGCCGGCCGCCGCCGAACTCGCCCGTGAGCGCGCCCGGCGGCGGCCGGACGGGGAACGGCGGCCGGAGCGGGAGCGCGGGGAGGAGCGCACGTCCCCGTCGGAGCCGGATCCGGCGGCGGAGCCGGAGCCGGGGCGGCGCGAGCCCGCCGGAGTTCAGGAAAGCTGATCCGGGAGGCCGAGCAGGGCGCGCATGCGCGCGTACTTCTCGGTCAGCCGGGTGCGGGTGGGCCCGTCCAGGACGGCCAGGCGGGCCGGGTCGGCGTTGTGCGCCAGGTCCGCCTCCTTCACCAGCAGCGCGCCCGGTGTGGCGAGGATGCGCGCCGCGTACGCCTGCGGCGTCTCCCCCGCCCGTTTGGTGACCGCGAGGACGACCGCCTTCGTGCGGTCGCTCAGGTCGGCCGCCTCCAGCCAGGCCTCGGACAGGGCGTCGTCCTCGACGGCGTCGTGCAGCCAGGCCGCGGCGATCTGGTCGGCGTCGCCGCCCCGCGCGCGCACGCCCTCGGCGACCGCCCGGAGGTGCTCGGCGTAGGGCCGGCCGGCCTTGTCGGTCTGTCCCGCGTGGGCGGAGCGGGCCAGGGCCTCGATCGCGGACAGCGTGAGCATGACGGTTCCCCCTCGGAACACTCGGGGCGGGCGGGGCCGGGCGGGGCTGGGACGGGTTCGGGCCGGGCGGCCCGGCCGGGCTCAGGACAGGGGCGCCGACATGGCCGTCGGGCCTTCGCGGCAGATCAGCAGGAGGGCCCGGTCGTCGTTGACGTCCTTGGCCACGGCCTCGATCAGATGCCAGGCGGCTCCCTGGAAGCCGCCGGCCACGTAGCGGTCGGCCTCGCCGGTGAGGCGGTCGATGCCCTCGACGATGTCCCGGTCGGACGTCTCCACCAGACCGTCGGTGAAGAGCATCAGCACGTCGCCAGGGCGCAGCGAGCCCTTCACGGGGTCGAACTGGGCGCCGTCGTACACCCCGAGGAGGGGGCCTTCGGCGGCCTTCTCCTCCCAGCGGCCGCTGCCCGCGCTGAGCTGGAGGCCCGGCGGGTGGCCGGCCGAGTAGAGCTCGTAGTCGCCGGAGTCGAGGTCGAGGACGAGGTGGATGGAGGTGGCGAAGCCCTCGTCCCAGTCCTGCCGCAGCAGATAGCCGTTGGCGGCCGGGAGGAAGGCGTGCGGCGGCAGCGAGCCGAGCAGCCCGCCGAAGGCGCCCGACAGCAGCAGCGCGCGCGAGCCGGCGTCCATGCCCTTGCCGGAGACGTCGGTGAGGACGACCTCCAGGGTGCGGCCGCCGTTGGTACGGGCCGCGACGACGAAGTCCCCGGAGAAGGACTGGCCGCCCGCGGGCCGGAGCGCCATCTCGCGGTGCCAGCCCGTGGGCAGACCGGGCAGCTTGCTCTGCACGCGGATGCGTTCGCGCAGGTCGAAGAGCATGGTGCCGCCGCGCCGCCAGGGCACGCCGACGCGGCTGCGGAACTGGGCGATGAGCAGGCCGAAGAAACCGCATGCGGCGACGACGAGCACCACGCCGGGCGTGACCCGGGAGGGGCCCTCGGTGTAGGGGCCCAGTCGCACCGACTCCACGATGAGGGCGGTGGCCGCCGCCGCGTACAGGCCGAGCAGGCTCGACGGGCGCAGCAGCAGGCCGCCGGCGACGATCGGCAGGACGAGGGCGGCCGGGGAGCACCACACCGAGTCGGCGAGCGTGGTGAGGGCGATCAGCGGCACGGTGAGCAGCAGGAAGGCCAGCGCGATCCAGTCCGAGCCGTCGCCGCGGAAGTAGTCCACGGCGCTCCGGCGCACGCCGGTGCGGACCCGGTGCCACAAGTGCCTCATCCGGGCCGTCAACGTCTCGGCTTCCGCGCGCCGCTGTCGTCCTGCTGCCATTAGTTCGGGACCCTATCCATCGAACCCGTCGCTTGGCACGGGAGGTCCCACTTGTCCCCCCTCCGAGGCTCAACTTCACAGTGAACGTCACGGAAAGCGCTCGCGCCGCCGGGTGGGCGAAATTGCCTCGCCCGTCCCGCACGGGGCTGCTAGGCATGAGGTCATGACGAGCGAGGCGGCAGGGCGGATACGGAAACTGCGACGGGACGACTGGGACGAGTGGTACGGCGCTCTCCTGCGGGCCTTCGGCGGGGTCGCGGAGGCGGCCGAGGAGCGGGAGCTGTTCCGGGGGCTCACCCCGTACGAACGGTCCCTGGGCGTGTGGGACGGCGACGCGTGCGTGGGGACGGCGGGGGCCTACGACTTCCGGATGACGGTGCCCGGCGGAGCGGCGGTGCCGACGGCGGGCGTGACGATGGTCTCGGTGAGCGCGACGCACCGGCGGCGCGGGATGCTGACGTCGATGATGCGCCGGCAGCTGGACGACGTGCGGGCGTGGGGCGAGCCGCTGGCGGCGCTCACCGCGTCCGAGCCGGCGATCTACGGCCGGTTCGGGTACGCCGCGGCGGCGTTCGGGCTGCACGCCGAGATCGACACGGTCCGGGTGGGGCTGTCCGTCCCGGCCGGCACGGACGACGTGCGGGTGCGGTACGCCGACCCCGGCGCCGAACTCGCCGCGTGCGAGCGGGTGTACGCGCGGACCGTGCCCGGCCGGCCGGGGATGCTGGCGCGGCGGCCGGGCTGGGAGCGGCTGGGGCTGCTCGACCCGGAGGGCGAGCGGGGCGGCGCGTCGCCGTTGCAGTGCGTGCTGGCCGAGCGCGACGGCGAGGTCACGGGGTACGCCCGCTTCCGGGTGCTGCCGCGGTGGACGGACAGCGGGCACGACGGGCAGGTGCGGGTGCATGATCTGGCCGGGGTGGACGCCCTGTCCCGGGCGGCGTTGTGGCGGTTCCTGTTCGGGATCGACCTCACCACGTCGGTGAGGCTGCGGGGCCGGCCCGTGGACGAGGGATGGCGGCATCTCGTCTCCGACGTCCGCAGGTGCGCACTGCAGTTGAAGGACTCGCTGTACGTGCGGCTGGTGGACGTCGGCGCGGCGCTGGAGGCGCGCACGTACCAGTCGCCGGTGGATGTGGTCCTGGACGTGGAGGACGCCTTCTGCCCCTGGAACACAGGGCGTTGGCGGCTGAGCGGCGACGCCAAGGGCGCGGTCTGCGCGCCCACCGCGGACGCGCCCGATCTCGCGCTCTCGGTACGGGAGTTGGGGGCGGCGTACCTCGGAGGGGTGGGCCTCGCCTCGCTGGCGGAGGCCGGCCGGGTGCGCGAACTGCGGTCGGGGGCGCTGGCGGAGGCGGCGGTGGCGTTCGGGTCCGCGTCGGCGCCCTGGCTCCCGCACAACTTCTAGACCGGCCTTCCGCCGGGGACCGGCCCCCGTCGTGCCCCGGGGCGGGGGTCATCGAGGCCTCCGAGACTCGTGGCGGTGGTTCCGTTCCGGCTTCAGTTCTTCTGGCAGGTGGGGCACCAGAAGAGGTTGCGGGCGGCGAGGCCGGCGGTGCGGACGGTGTCGCCGCAGAGGTGGCAGGGCTGGTGCGTGCGGCGGTAGACGTACACCTCGCCGCCGTGGTCGTCGACGCGGGGCGGGCGGCCCATCGCCTCCGGGGTGTGCTCGGGGCGGACCGTGTCGATGCGGTTGTGGCGGACGCCCTCGCGCATGAGGGCGACGAGGTCGGTCCAGATCGCGTCCCACTCGGCGGGGGTGACGGTCCGGCCCGCCCGGTAGGGGTCGATGCCGTGCCGGAAGAGGACCTCGGCGCGGTAGACGTTGCCGACGCCGGCGACGACCTTCTGGTCCATGAGGAGTGCGGCGATCGTCGTACGGCTGCGGGAGACGCGGGCGTAGGCGCGTCGCGGGTCGGCGTCGGCGCGCAGCGGGTCCGGGCCGAGCCGGGCGTGCACGGCCTGCTTCTCGGCGTCCGAGAGGAGGGCGCAGGTGGTGGGGCCCCGGAGGTCCACGTAGGAGGTGGGGTCGGCCAGGCGCAGGCGCACCGTGTCGGTGGGCGGGGGCGCGGAGGCGTCGCCGAAGGCGACCTTGCCGAAGAGGCCGAGGTGGATGTGGATCCACCGCTCGCCGCCGAAGCCGAGGAAGAGGTGCTTGCCGTGCGCCTCGGTGCGGGTGAGCGGGCCGCCGGTGAGGAGGGCGGCGGCGTCGGCGAACCTGCCCTGGGGGCTGGTCACCTGGAGGGGGCGGCCGGCGAAACGGGCGTAGTCCTGTGCCAGCCGGTGGATGGTGTGCCCTTCTGGCACCGGCGCGTTCCTTTCCTGACCGCCGGCCCGGCCCGG encodes:
- a CDS encoding PP2C family protein-serine/threonine phosphatase translates to MAAGRQRRAEAETLTARMRHLWHRVRTGVRRSAVDYFRGDGSDWIALAFLLLTVPLIALTTLADSVWCSPAALVLPIVAGGLLLRPSSLLGLYAAAATALIVESVRLGPYTEGPSRVTPGVVLVVAACGFFGLLIAQFRSRVGVPWRRGGTMLFDLRERIRVQSKLPGLPTGWHREMALRPAGGQSFSGDFVVAARTNGGRTLEVVLTDVSGKGMDAGSRALLLSGAFGGLLGSLPPHAFLPAANGYLLRQDWDEGFATSIHLVLDLDSGDYELYSAGHPPGLQLSAGSGRWEEKAAEGPLLGVYDGAQFDPVKGSLRPGDVLMLFTDGLVETSDRDIVEGIDRLTGEADRYVAGGFQGAAWHLIEAVAKDVNDDRALLLICREGPTAMSAPLS
- a CDS encoding Fpg/Nei family DNA glycosylase; its protein translation is MPEGHTIHRLAQDYARFAGRPLQVTSPQGRFADAAALLTGGPLTRTEAHGKHLFLGFGGERWIHIHLGLFGKVAFGDASAPPPTDTVRLRLADPTSYVDLRGPTTCALLSDAEKQAVHARLGPDPLRADADPRRAYARVSRSRTTIAALLMDQKVVAGVGNVYRAEVLFRHGIDPYRAGRTVTPAEWDAIWTDLVALMREGVRHNRIDTVRPEHTPEAMGRPPRVDDHGGEVYVYRRTHQPCHLCGDTVRTAGLAARNLFWCPTCQKN
- a CDS encoding GNAT family N-acetyltransferase yields the protein MTSEAAGRIRKLRRDDWDEWYGALLRAFGGVAEAAEERELFRGLTPYERSLGVWDGDACVGTAGAYDFRMTVPGGAAVPTAGVTMVSVSATHRRRGMLTSMMRRQLDDVRAWGEPLAALTASEPAIYGRFGYAAAAFGLHAEIDTVRVGLSVPAGTDDVRVRYADPGAELAACERVYARTVPGRPGMLARRPGWERLGLLDPEGERGGASPLQCVLAERDGEVTGYARFRVLPRWTDSGHDGQVRVHDLAGVDALSRAALWRFLFGIDLTTSVRLRGRPVDEGWRHLVSDVRRCALQLKDSLYVRLVDVGAALEARTYQSPVDVVLDVEDAFCPWNTGRWRLSGDAKGAVCAPTADAPDLALSVRELGAAYLGGVGLASLAEAGRVRELRSGALAEAAVAFGSASAPWLPHNF
- a CDS encoding HD domain-containing protein; the protein is MLTLSAIEALARSAHAGQTDKAGRPYAEHLRAVAEGVRARGGDADQIAAAWLHDAVEDDALSEAWLEAADLSDRTKAVVLAVTKRAGETPQAYAARILATPGALLVKEADLAHNADPARLAVLDGPTRTRLTEKYARMRALLGLPDQLS